The genomic segment CGAGGAATCCGTAGGGCTCTTTTACCGCTCTCTGTAACCTTTCCCCAGCAGGTACAACTCGAAGGACTCTTTACGCGTCGCCTCGGGCCGGACGCGGCGGAGCTCGGCGAAGAACGGCTTGAGCTCCCGGTAGACCGCGTCGGACTCCGCGCCGCCGAAGATCTTGGCGAGGAACGTGCCGCCTTCGCGCAGCGTCTCCCTGGCCAGCGCGAACACCGCGCGCACCAGGTCGGCCGAACGCGCCTGGTCGGTGAAGGTGCTGCCGGTGGTATTGGGGGCGGCGTCGGAGACCACCGCGTCGGCCTTCCCGCCGAGGAAGGTCGAGAGCTCCGGCGGCAGGGACGGGTCGGTCAGGTCCCGCTGCCAGAACCGGAAGTTCTCCCCGGCGATCGGTTCCACCGGGAGCAGGTCGACCGCGGCGACCTTCCCCCGATTCCCCACCCGTTCGAGGATCACCTGGCTCCACCCTCCCGGGGCCGCGCCCGCGTCGATCACCCGGTCTCCGGCCCGGATCGCCTTCTCCTTCGCGACGATCTGCGAAAGCTTGAACGCGGCGCGGGAGCGATACCCTTCCTTTTTCGCCTGGCGGTACCAGGCGTCCTTGCGGTCGTACATGCCCCTTATGGTATCCTTGTGCCCGTCAGGAGGGAACGGCCATCGACATCGACGGCGTATTTCGGTACCTGGGCAACGATCTGCGCAAGGTCGAACGGGCGCTCGTCTCCAACCTGAAATCCCCCGTTCCGCTCATCCCGGTCGTCGGCAGGCACATCACCCTGTCCGGCGGGAAACGGATCCGCCCGGCCGTCCTGCTGCTGTGCGCGGACGCATGCGGCTACCGGGGCCCGCGCAGGACCGTGATGGCCGTGGTGACGGAGTACATGCACACGGCGACGCTTCTTCACGACGACGTCGTGGACCTGGGAACCGTCCGGCGCGGGAAGCCCGCGGCCAACATCCTGTTCGGAAACTCCGTGAGCATCCTGGTCGGCGACTTCCTCTTCGCCCGCGCCTCCCAGCTCATGACGGAGGACGGCGACATCGACGTCCTCGGGATCTACGCGCGGACGCTTGTCTCCCTTTCTGAAGGGGAGGTGCTGCAGCTGATGAAGACGCGGGACGCGGGGATGACGGAGGAAGAGTACCTGACGGTCGTCTTCTGCAAGACCGCCTCGTTGATCGCCGCCGCCAGCGAGACCGGCGCCGTCCTCGCCGGCGCCGACCCCGCCGTCCGCAAGGCGATGTTCGGTTTCGGGAAATCGATCGGGATCGCCTTCCAGCTCGTGGACGACATCCTCGACTACACGGGGACGGAGAAGGAGCTGGGGAAACGTCCGCTGCAGGACCTCCGGGAGTGTAAAGTCACCCTTCCGCTCCTCCACGCGCTTCGGGAGGCGGACGCAGGGGACCGCGAGCGCGCGCGTCGCGCGCTGGCGAAGAAGGAGCCCGCGGAGCGCGACGTCGCCTTCCTGTCCCGGCTCGTGGACCGCAGCGGAGGGATCGCCTACGCGGCGTCCCGGGCAAGAAGCCACGTCCGGCGCGGAAAACGGTACCTCGAAACCCTTCCCGATTGCCGCGCGCGGGAGGCCCTGGCGACGCTTTCCGACTACGTGGCATCCCGCACGGCGTGATCCGTATCGATTTGTGACCCATCCTTACGGATGGGCTCGTTTTTCTCTTGCCAGTTATATGTCATTTGGTATTAATTAACGTATAACTTTGCGGGAAGCGGTCGCGGAGCGTTCACTCCAGTCGAAGGGGGGGTCCGATGCGCAGGAGGAACCGGGAGGGATTCACGCTCATCGAGGTGGTCGCCGTGGTGGCGGTCATCGCCATCCTGGCGGCGGTCCTCACGCCGTACATCACGAAATACATCGACGACTCCAAGATCGCCAAGTCCCGGAACGAGGCGCAGGTCATCGGCGGCGCCCTCACCAACTTCTACAAGGACGTGGGGCAGTGGCCGAACCGGAACCCGGTGAGCGGGGCGGTGACGACCGTGCTCTACACCGGCGCCGCGATCCCCACCAGCTACGCCAACTTCGTCGCCGGCGCCGGCGCAGGCGCCGGGTGGAACGGCGCGGCGGGGAACCTCGACAACAACCTGCTGATCAACGGCGCCACCGGCAACCTGTACCCTCCCGCGGGGGACCTCCGGTGGAAAGGCCCCTACATCTCCGTGGCGCTCCCGCTCGACCCGTGGGGCCGCCCGTACCTCCTGAACGTCGCGGCGACCGGTCCGCTCTGGGTGATCTCCGCGGGCCCGGACCAGCGGATCAACACCCGCAACATCGACAACGTGGTCGCGGGCGACGACATCGGGTTCCGTGTACGATAGGGAGACGACATCGATTCCCAGGGAAGCCGAAGCCCGAGTCTTCGGCTTTTTTTTTAGCCGGCCCCGGGTGACCTGCCGGTGAGCGGCGGCACGGGCCGGAGTCCCGGGGAGCAGAGCCCCCCGAAGCGGAAGATGCTCGGGGAGAGGCTGATCGACGCGGGTCTCGTCACCCACGACCAGCTCGACCTCGCCCTGCGCGAGCAGAAGCGGACCGGGGAGCGCGTCGGCGAGATCCTCATCAACCTCGGTTTCGTCACCCAGGAGCAGATCTCCGCGGTCCTCGCCTCGCAGGCCGGGGTCGCCTTCATCCAGCTCGACAGCTACCTCATCGAGGCGGCGGCGCTCAAGGCCATCCCGGAAGCGATGGCGCGTCGCCACAAGATGATCCCGATCCTCCTCGAGCCGCCCCGGCTCACGATCGCCCTCGCCAACGTCTTCGACGTCCTGGCGATCGACGAGGTGCAGCGTCCACCGAGAGCGGCATCCTGGCGGCGATCGACCAGTACTACTCGGGCGGCATCTCGATCGAGGAGATCGTCCAGAAGTCGATCCGGCAGGTGGAGTCGGGCCGCCTCTCCGAGGCGGACCAGGCGGCGGGCGCGCCGATCATCCGCCTCGTCGACCAGATCTTCCTCTCCGCGGTGCAGGAGGCGGCGACCGACATCCACATGGAGCCGGAGGAGCGGATCTTCCGGCTCCGGTTCCGCGTCGACGGGAAGCTGCGGATGGGGCCGTCGCTGCCGAAGATGCTCCAGCCGGCGGTCACCGCCCGCGTCAAGATCCTCTCCGCGATGAACATCGCGGAGACCCGGCAGCCTCAGGACGGGAAGATCAACTTCTTCGTCGGGAAGCGGAAGATCGACCTCCGCGTTTCCACGCTTCCGACGGTCCACGGGGAGAACCTCGTCCTGCGCGTTCTCGACAAGTCGAAACTGGTCCTCGGGCTGGAATCCCTCGGATTCGACGAGAAGACCTTGGCGCGGCTGCGCAAGGCGATCGAGAGCCGGAACGGGATCGTCACGGTGTGCGGCCCGACCGGATCGGGGAAGACCACGACGCTGTACTCCGCCCTCTCCTACATCAACGGCCTCGACCGGAGCATCATCACGCTCGAGGACCCGGTGGAGTACGAGCTGCCGATCATCCGGCAGTGCCAGATCAACGTGAAGGCGGGCCTGACGTTCGCCTCGGGGCTCCGCTCCATCCTGCGCCACGATCCCGACGTCATCCTGGTGGGAGAGATGCGGGACTCGGAGACCGTCGAACTCGCCGTGCGCGCGGCCCTCACGGGGCACCTGGTCTTCTCCACCCTCCACACGAACGACGCGGCGGGTGCGATCCCGCGCCTGATCAACATGGGGCAGGAGCCGTTCCTCGTGGCGTCCTCGCTGCGGGCGATCATCGGGCAGGCGCTGATCCGCCTCAACTGCCCCGCGTGCCGGGAGGAGTACAAGCCGTCGCCGGAGACCATCGAGCGGGCGGGGCTTCCGCAGGAGTCGATCCACGGGATCTTCCTGCGCGGGAAAGGGTGCGACCAGTGCGGCCAGACCGGTTTCCGCGGCCGCGTCGGCGTGTACGAGCTCCTGGAGGTCACCCCGGAGATCACCCGGCTGGTGATGAAGCGGGCCAACAGCCAGGACCTGCTCGAGGTCGCGACGTCGGAGGGGATGACCACGATGCGCGAGGACGGGGTCGCCAAGGCGATGCGCGGCCTGACGACGCTCGAGGAAGTCGTGCAGCTGACGTAGCCCGTCCAGGGGAGACCTTCGTGGCGCGATACGAATACAACGCGGTCGACGACTACGGCAAGAAGGCGCGGGGGACGATGTCCGCCGGCGATCCGGGCTCCCTGCGGGAAGCCCTCGCCGCGATGGGGCTGCACCTGGTCTCCTCCCGCCCGATCGCGGACGGCGGGGGCTCCGCGCTGCTGCGGAAGAAGGTGAAGCGCCAGGACCTGATCGAATTCACGTACCACATGAAGACGCTGATCGGCGCGGGCGTGCCCCTGGTGAGCGCGCTCTCCGACGTCGCGGAGCAGGCGACCAACCTGGCGTTCCGGGAGGTGCTGCGGGACGTGCGCCGCAACGTGCAGTCCGGTACGACGCTTTCCGGGGCGTTCGCCCTGCACCCGGAAGTGTTCCCGGAGGTCTTCGTCTCCATCATGCGCTCGGGTGAGGTGACCGGGAACATGGACGGGGTCCTGGACGACCTGAACCGGTTCCTCACGTGGCAGGAGGAGCTCGGCAAGACGATCCGCCAGGCGACGTACTATCCGGCGACCGTCGTCTGCATGGTCGGCGGGCTGATCGTCCTCCTCTTCACGTTCGTCTTTCCCCGTTTCCTCTCCATCTTCAAGGGGGCGGCGATCGACCTCCCCCTTCCGACGCGGATGGTGATCGCGATCAGCGAGTTCTTCCGCGACTACGGGCTGTACCTGCTCGGTTGCCTCGTCCTGGGGATCGTCGGGCTGAAGCTGTACCGGCGCACGGAGGCCGGACGCCTGCGGATCGACGGGTGGAAGCTCAGGATCCCCCTCGTCGGGGAAGTGATCCGGGCGATCGAGATGAGCCAGTTCTCCCACTTCACCGCATCCCTGTTCCGCGCCGGGGTCGAGATGACGCAGGCGCTCGCGGTGGTGGAGAAAGTGATCGGCAACCGGGTGATCGCCGCCGTGGTCCGCGACGCGCGCGACGAGCTCATCGCCGGGGGCGGACTGTCGGTGGCGCTCCGCAAGTCGGGGGAATTCCCCCCCATGGTCATCCGCATGGTGTCGGCGGGGGAGTCCTCCGGAAGCCTGGACGACACGCTCGAGAACGTGTCGAAATATTACGACCGGGAGGTCCCGGCCATCGTCAAGAAGACCTTCGCGATCCTCGAACCGGCGATGACGCTGATCCTCGCCGTCGTGGTGCTCGGCGCCGCGCTGTCGTTCTTCCTCGCGCTCTACAAGATGGTGGGTTCGATGGGGGCGACGAAATGACGGCCCGCCGCCGGGAAACGCGGGGGTTCACGCTGATCGAGGTGATCGTGGTGATCGCGGTCGTCTCCATCCTCGCGTCGATGGCGGTCCCGTTCGTCGCGAAGATCCTCGACCAGTCCCGGGAGGAGGCGACCCGGAAGCAGATGGAGGAGATGCACCGGGCCATCATGGGGGACCCGAAGGCCCCGACCATCGGGTACCTCGCGGACATGGGAAGGCTTCCGGTGACGCTCGCGCAGCTGAACACCCAGGGGACCCAGCCGGGCGTGACGACGGTGCCCCCCCCGACCGGCCTGGGGATCGTCCGGTACGGGTGGCAGGGGCAGTACGTGAACGTGGGATTCAGTCCCGCGGCGTACCTGACCGACGGGTGGGGGACGAACCTCGCGTACAACAGTCCCGGCGCCGGGCAGATCCGCAGCGCCGGGGCGGACCGGGTGCTCGGAACATCGGACGACATCACCTATCCGTCCTCCGCCGTGGTGGCCACCGGGAGATTGCTGGTCAACCTGTACGTGTGGCGGAC from the Deltaproteobacteria bacterium genome contains:
- a CDS encoding RlmE family RNA methyltransferase, translated to MYDRKDAWYRQAKKEGYRSRAAFKLSQIVAKEKAIRAGDRVIDAGAAPGGWSQVILERVGNRGKVAAVDLLPVEPIAGENFRFWQRDLTDPSLPPELSTFLGGKADAVVSDAAPNTTGSTFTDQARSADLVRAVFALARETLREGGTFLAKIFGGAESDAVYRELKPFFAELRRVRPEATRKESFELYLLGKGYRER
- a CDS encoding type II/IV secretion system protein; amino-acid sequence: MESGRLSEADQAAGAPIIRLVDQIFLSAVQEAATDIHMEPEERIFRLRFRVDGKLRMGPSLPKMLQPAVTARVKILSAMNIAETRQPQDGKINFFVGKRKIDLRVSTLPTVHGENLVLRVLDKSKLVLGLESLGFDEKTLARLRKAIESRNGIVTVCGPTGSGKTTTLYSALSYINGLDRSIITLEDPVEYELPIIRQCQINVKAGLTFASGLRSILRHDPDVILVGEMRDSETVELAVRAALTGHLVFSTLHTNDAAGAIPRLINMGQEPFLVASSLRAIIGQALIRLNCPACREEYKPSPETIERAGLPQESIHGIFLRGKGCDQCGQTGFRGRVGVYELLEVTPEITRLVMKRANSQDLLEVATSEGMTTMREDGVAKAMRGLTTLEEVVQLT
- a CDS encoding type II secretion system protein GspG, producing the protein MRRRNREGFTLIEVVAVVAVIAILAAVLTPYITKYIDDSKIAKSRNEAQVIGGALTNFYKDVGQWPNRNPVSGAVTTVLYTGAAIPTSYANFVAGAGAGAGWNGAAGNLDNNLLINGATGNLYPPAGDLRWKGPYISVALPLDPWGRPYLLNVAATGPLWVISAGPDQRINTRNIDNVVAGDDIGFRVR
- a CDS encoding polyprenyl synthetase family protein; the protein is MDIDGVFRYLGNDLRKVERALVSNLKSPVPLIPVVGRHITLSGGKRIRPAVLLLCADACGYRGPRRTVMAVVTEYMHTATLLHDDVVDLGTVRRGKPAANILFGNSVSILVGDFLFARASQLMTEDGDIDVLGIYARTLVSLSEGEVLQLMKTRDAGMTEEEYLTVVFCKTASLIAAASETGAVLAGADPAVRKAMFGFGKSIGIAFQLVDDILDYTGTEKELGKRPLQDLRECKVTLPLLHALREADAGDRERARRALAKKEPAERDVAFLSRLVDRSGGIAYAASRARSHVRRGKRYLETLPDCRAREALATLSDYVASRTA
- a CDS encoding type II secretion system F family protein, which translates into the protein MARYEYNAVDDYGKKARGTMSAGDPGSLREALAAMGLHLVSSRPIADGGGSALLRKKVKRQDLIEFTYHMKTLIGAGVPLVSALSDVAEQATNLAFREVLRDVRRNVQSGTTLSGAFALHPEVFPEVFVSIMRSGEVTGNMDGVLDDLNRFLTWQEELGKTIRQATYYPATVVCMVGGLIVLLFTFVFPRFLSIFKGAAIDLPLPTRMVIAISEFFRDYGLYLLGCLVLGIVGLKLYRRTEAGRLRIDGWKLRIPLVGEVIRAIEMSQFSHFTASLFRAGVEMTQALAVVEKVIGNRVIAAVVRDARDELIAGGGLSVALRKSGEFPPMVIRMVSAGESSGSLDDTLENVSKYYDREVPAIVKKTFAILEPAMTLILAVVVLGAALSFFLALYKMVGSMGATK
- a CDS encoding prepilin-type N-terminal cleavage/methylation domain-containing protein encodes the protein MTARRRETRGFTLIEVIVVIAVVSILASMAVPFVAKILDQSREEATRKQMEEMHRAIMGDPKAPTIGYLADMGRLPVTLAQLNTQGTQPGVTTVPPPTGLGIVRYGWQGQYVNVGFSPAAYLTDGWGTNLAYNSPGAGQIRSAGADRVLGTSDDITYPSSAVVATGRLLVNLYVWRTDNTTSQYVLNPQPASFPGMQLNVRVDYSNNGVRSAAPLSAGIPPGPLGPPYVLGPTHAGFHEVIATCTLPPNPQVGGQAVAYVPENNQQAQLNLYLR